GATTGGCTGAATAACTTGAAATGTCTGATGCCAGAATCCGACGCCTTTGGTAAAGTCCATCCTGGGTTTCGCTATGCCCTCGATCACCTTTGGCAAAAAAGCTATGGCAAGAACAGCAAAGGTGAAGAAATGCGGTTTCTGGACTATATCAAGCAGTTACAACTCCAAAAACCGCGATCGCTGTGGTTTACCGGACACAGTTTAGGAGGGGCATTGGCAACGTTAGCGGTGGCTCGGCTCCGGGAAAAAGATATTCCTGTCTATGGCTTGTATACCTTTGGGTCGCCGCGAGTCGGCGATCGGGCCTTTGAACGGACATTCAACGCTGATTTTAAATCCAAGAGCTTTCGCTTTGTGAATAACAACGATACGGTGACGCGCATTCCCCCGCGCGAAATGGGGTATAGCCATGCTGGTACCTTTCTCTATTTCACAGCAACGGGACAAATCAAAACAGATCCCTACTTTTGGCTACAGTTTCTCGATCGCGTCCAAGGGAGCATGGATGATTTTAT
The Alkalinema sp. FACHB-956 DNA segment above includes these coding regions:
- a CDS encoding lipase family protein, which produces MPSPDFSAILPKVSQFDFQYETAKYHPKIALTLAKASKLAYFAPEDVIPFVKQTWHFTDCQFLNEKETQAYLMVNDQVIIVAFRGSTEQADWLNNLKCLMPESDAFGKVHPGFRYALDHLWQKSYGKNSKGEEMRFLDYIKQLQLQKPRSLWFTGHSLGGALATLAVARLREKDIPVYGLYTFGSPRVGDRAFERTFNADFKSKSFRFVNNNDTVTRIPPREMGYSHAGTFLYFTATGQIKTDPYFWLQFLDRVQGSMDDFMKPGLDCINDHRIDCYIDRLITNLNVPITW